One Lasioglossum baleicum chromosome 6, iyLasBale1, whole genome shotgun sequence genomic window carries:
- the LOC143209481 gene encoding E3 SUMO-protein ligase ZBED1-like isoform X2, whose translation MSHFSEDFVVDSKATVLDESDGLLRKYRNRSSVWQHFRKIGRSKAQCLLYSVRAKKLTETIARMMALDMQPYTIVEDAGFRSLLNNAEPRYQIPSSATFETNIIPRMYEDLKNDIRKKIHANLAEGELVFAFTADGWTSRSIESYLSLTVHYISKDFKMCHFMLNLTELTESHTAEHLETVLLTSLRTWELNSNSNTLNKPLFFVTDNGHNIVKAIDSQENWKRIPCYAHCLELAVKSAMKQSTEYTGLRKKCEELVGFFSRSTSITEKFLHIQSTDNPHEEPLELIQDVDTRWITMYAMLQRLIILQKPLTMTLCEEHMAENLNNDEWNLAETIVTVLQPLKDATEIMCGERYPTLSQYLPMYIGLINVLKPDKTQTKKAIEFSNYLCNALKVHFEPVIKDEIFVHAMLLDPRFKDLLLPPGEKRWEAVNSLKQKIINMANCFIAIDVDQYGNMPSTSTTRQYDEQPSKLKQFFNEALGSVETERIPSFHRRINEETQIYFSESAVPRNTEILEWWKCNSERLPIFAETARQYLGIPATQVSSKQLFSEAGNIVIATRTELITENVEQLCFLHANLR comes from the exons ATGTCGCATTTCAGTGAAGACTTTGTTGTCGATAGTAAGGCAACAGTGCTGGATGAAAGTGACGGTCTACTACGAAAATATCGTAATAGAAGTTCCGTGTGGCAACATTTCAGAAAAATTGGCCGGTCTAAAGCCCAATGTCTACTGT ATTCTGTACGTGCGAAAAAATTAACCGAAACAATCGCACGGATGATGGCTTTGGATATGCAACCGTATACTATTGTTGAGGATGCCGGATTTCGGTCCTTATTAAATAATGCCGAACCACGATATCAGATCCCAAGCAGTGCAACATTTGAGACAAATATTATACCTCGTATGTACGAAGATTTAAAAAACGATATTAGGAAAAAAATACATGCGAATCTGGCAGAAG GAGAGTTAGTTTTCGCATTTACAGCCGATGGCTGGACCTCTCGATCTATAGAGAGTTATTTATCACTGACAGTCCATTATATAAGTAAAGATTTTAAGATGTGTCATTTTATGTTAAATTTAACTGAATTAACAGAATCGCATACGGCTGAACACTTAGAAACTGTATTGCTTACATCTTTACGAACATGGGAAttaaatagtaatagtaatacaCTCAATAAACCCTTATTTTTTGTCACTGATAATGGTCACAATATAGTGAAAGCAATAGACTCTCAAGAAAATTGGAAACGAATTCCCTGCTATGCTCATTGCCTAGAGCTAGCAGTTAAATCTGCAATGAAACAAAGTACAGAATATACAGGACTGCGGAAAAAATGCGAAGAATTGGTAGGATTTTTCTCACGATCTACATCTATCACGGAGAAATTTTTACACATTCAGTCGACTGATAATCCTCATGAAGAACCTCTCGAATTGATACAAGACGTAGACACACGGTGGATTACAATGTATGCCATGTTACAACGACTAATAATTTTACAAAAACCATTAACCATGACATTATGTGAAGAACATATGGCagaaaatttgaataatgaTGAATGGAATCTTGCTGAAACCATAGTAACCGTTCTTCAACCACTAAAAGATGCTACCGAGATAATGTGTGGAGAAAGATATCCAACTCTATCTCAATATCTACCAATGTACATTGGTCTGATAAATGTACTTAAACCAGATAAAACGCAGACTAAAAAAGCTAtcgaattttctaattatttgtGTAACGCATTGAAg GTGCATTTTGAACCCGTTATAAAGGACGAGATATTCGTTCATGCGATGTTGTTAGATCCACGGTTTAAGGATCTCCTTTTACCACCAGGAGAAAAGAGATGGGAGGCTGTAAatagtttaaaacaaaaaattataaatatggcAAATTGCTTTATTGCAATAGATGTCGACCAATATGGTAATATGCCGAGCACGTCAACCACACGTCAATACGATG AACAACCTTCGAAATTAAAGCAATTTTTCAACGAGGCCTTGGGTAGTGTGGAAACGGAAAGAATACCGTCCTTCCATCGTCGCATAAACGAAGAAACCCAAATTTACTTTTCAGAAAGCGCTGTTCCCCGGAACACTGAGATATTAGAATGGTGGAAATGCAATTCTGAACGACTACCTATATTTGCAGAAACAGCAAGACAATACCTTGGCATTCCTGCCACGCAAGTATCCAGCAAACAATTGTTTTCTGAGGCTGGAAATATTGTCATAGCCACGAGAACAGAACTTATAACGGAAAATGTAGAGCAATTATGCTTCCTGCACGCAAATTTACGATAA
- the LOC143209481 gene encoding zinc finger BED domain-containing protein 4-like isoform X1, translating to MSHFSEDFVVDSKATVLDESDGLLRKYRNRSSVWQHFRKIGRSKAQCLLCKREFVIKYSNTSSLTRHLKTKHCEVMDTAAVNVTSLRNDSITSEENTEYTYLSTDSVRAKKLTETIARMMALDMQPYTIVEDAGFRSLLNNAEPRYQIPSSATFETNIIPRMYEDLKNDIRKKIHANLAEGELVFAFTADGWTSRSIESYLSLTVHYISKDFKMCHFMLNLTELTESHTAEHLETVLLTSLRTWELNSNSNTLNKPLFFVTDNGHNIVKAIDSQENWKRIPCYAHCLELAVKSAMKQSTEYTGLRKKCEELVGFFSRSTSITEKFLHIQSTDNPHEEPLELIQDVDTRWITMYAMLQRLIILQKPLTMTLCEEHMAENLNNDEWNLAETIVTVLQPLKDATEIMCGERYPTLSQYLPMYIGLINVLKPDKTQTKKAIEFSNYLCNALKVHFEPVIKDEIFVHAMLLDPRFKDLLLPPGEKRWEAVNSLKQKIINMANCFIAIDVDQYGNMPSTSTTRQYDEQPSKLKQFFNEALGSVETERIPSFHRRINEETQIYFSESAVPRNTEILEWWKCNSERLPIFAETARQYLGIPATQVSSKQLFSEAGNIVIATRTELITENVEQLCFLHANLR from the exons ATGTCGCATTTCAGTGAAGACTTTGTTGTCGATAGTAAGGCAACAGTGCTGGATGAAAGTGACGGTCTACTACGAAAATATCGTAATAGAAGTTCCGTGTGGCAACATTTCAGAAAAATTGGCCGGTCTAAAGCCCAATGTCTACTGTGTAAGCGAGAATTTGTTATTAAATATAGCAATACTAGTAGTCTTACGCGACATTTGAAAACCAAACATTGCGAAGTAATGGATACAGCTGCAGTAAACGTAACAAGTCTACGAAACGATAGTATTACTAGTGAAGAAAACACAGAATACACGTATTTAAGTACAGATTCTGTACGTGCGAAAAAATTAACCGAAACAATCGCACGGATGATGGCTTTGGATATGCAACCGTATACTATTGTTGAGGATGCCGGATTTCGGTCCTTATTAAATAATGCCGAACCACGATATCAGATCCCAAGCAGTGCAACATTTGAGACAAATATTATACCTCGTATGTACGAAGATTTAAAAAACGATATTAGGAAAAAAATACATGCGAATCTGGCAGAAG GAGAGTTAGTTTTCGCATTTACAGCCGATGGCTGGACCTCTCGATCTATAGAGAGTTATTTATCACTGACAGTCCATTATATAAGTAAAGATTTTAAGATGTGTCATTTTATGTTAAATTTAACTGAATTAACAGAATCGCATACGGCTGAACACTTAGAAACTGTATTGCTTACATCTTTACGAACATGGGAAttaaatagtaatagtaatacaCTCAATAAACCCTTATTTTTTGTCACTGATAATGGTCACAATATAGTGAAAGCAATAGACTCTCAAGAAAATTGGAAACGAATTCCCTGCTATGCTCATTGCCTAGAGCTAGCAGTTAAATCTGCAATGAAACAAAGTACAGAATATACAGGACTGCGGAAAAAATGCGAAGAATTGGTAGGATTTTTCTCACGATCTACATCTATCACGGAGAAATTTTTACACATTCAGTCGACTGATAATCCTCATGAAGAACCTCTCGAATTGATACAAGACGTAGACACACGGTGGATTACAATGTATGCCATGTTACAACGACTAATAATTTTACAAAAACCATTAACCATGACATTATGTGAAGAACATATGGCagaaaatttgaataatgaTGAATGGAATCTTGCTGAAACCATAGTAACCGTTCTTCAACCACTAAAAGATGCTACCGAGATAATGTGTGGAGAAAGATATCCAACTCTATCTCAATATCTACCAATGTACATTGGTCTGATAAATGTACTTAAACCAGATAAAACGCAGACTAAAAAAGCTAtcgaattttctaattatttgtGTAACGCATTGAAg GTGCATTTTGAACCCGTTATAAAGGACGAGATATTCGTTCATGCGATGTTGTTAGATCCACGGTTTAAGGATCTCCTTTTACCACCAGGAGAAAAGAGATGGGAGGCTGTAAatagtttaaaacaaaaaattataaatatggcAAATTGCTTTATTGCAATAGATGTCGACCAATATGGTAATATGCCGAGCACGTCAACCACACGTCAATACGATG AACAACCTTCGAAATTAAAGCAATTTTTCAACGAGGCCTTGGGTAGTGTGGAAACGGAAAGAATACCGTCCTTCCATCGTCGCATAAACGAAGAAACCCAAATTTACTTTTCAGAAAGCGCTGTTCCCCGGAACACTGAGATATTAGAATGGTGGAAATGCAATTCTGAACGACTACCTATATTTGCAGAAACAGCAAGACAATACCTTGGCATTCCTGCCACGCAAGTATCCAGCAAACAATTGTTTTCTGAGGCTGGAAATATTGTCATAGCCACGAGAACAGAACTTATAACGGAAAATGTAGAGCAATTATGCTTCCTGCACGCAAATTTACGATAA